In Ammospiza nelsoni isolate bAmmNel1 chromosome 11, bAmmNel1.pri, whole genome shotgun sequence, the genomic window ctTATTCCCGCCCCGCTGTGCCCCACACCCGGTGGCGTCCAGCTCCCACCCGGGGGAAGCCGCTGCGGGCCCCCGTGGCGGACGGCCCACGGGGCGGAGGCGAGATTTGCTCTGCAACTTTATTCACGCGGGGTACTCTGCAGCCCCCATCCCGCCTGTCGCCGCGGGGCAGGCGGGGGCCGGGCGGCGGGAGGCTGGGTGCTCGGTGCTCGGGGGTCCAGGCCCTCGGGGATCACTGGCAGGTGTTGTAGATCTGGACCTGCTGGTTGATGGTGGCCAGCACCTCCCTCATTCTGGCCTCCAGCCCGCCCAGCTGGGCCGCTTTGGCATCCAGCACCCGCTCGTTCCGCTCGTACTCCTCCTCCAGCGCTGCAGGGAAACGGGAACATGAGTCAGCCCGGCCTCCCACcgctgcccccagccccgccccAGCATCCCCGCTCCGGCCTCACCTCGCAGCCGCTGCAGCTTGCCCTGGGcgtcctgcagcagccccgcggcctcctcctgcagctgctgtgcccgGCTGCCCGCCTGCTGCACGCCCTGCGCCCGGTGCTCCACCAGCTCCTGCGCTGTCCGGTACCGGTCCCGAAGTGGCCCGTCCAGCACCTGCTGGGCAGCGGGGCTGGTCAGCAGCATCGCCACGGGACCCCTGTTGCCACGTTGTCCCCCTGATCACCCACCTGCTTGGCCTCGCCGGCCCGGTCCCGCGCAGTGCTGGCTGCCTCCTGGGCACGTGTGGCTGCCAGGCTGTTGTTTGCACGTTTCACCTTCAGGGCGTCAGTTTGCCTGTCCAGGAGCCCGATCTGCTCCATGGcacctgccagctgctgctctgcacttcCTGTCTGGGTCTGCATCTGGGGATGGTGGCATGGGAGTTTGGTGATTGCACAGTGCGGATGGGGTCCCCTGGTCGTAGGGATGGGGTTCTCACCGTGGCAAGGGCACTCTCGCTGTGCTGGATGTCAccagcagcctgctgcagcgCCCGCTCAGCCATGCCCTGGGCTTGCCGTGCCTCCTCCAGCGCCTGCCGCACGGCCTCAGCCGTGCCCCGCACTGCCTCTGCCCGAGCCCTGCGGCCACATAGTAAAGCCTCAgcatggcctgggctgggctccccAGAGGGATTGAGTCCTCACATCCCTGGGCTCACCTGGCCCGCTGggcatcctgcagcagctgcccagcctgctgcacGTCACTGGCTGTCTGCTCCAGGATGGCATCCACGCTGGCCAGGCTGCGCACCCGCATCTTGATCTCCTCGGCCAGGCGGTGGATCTGGTCCGGCGCAGCAGGGAGTGACAGCTCCAGTACCCGACTGGCTACCACCTCAATGCTCTCAGGATCAGCCCCCTCCTCTGCAGGTGGAAACAGTCAGTGTGTTCGCTACAGCACACCGGGGTGCAGGGGGCAGGCAGGCCAAAGGGAAGAGGGGAAcatgggacagggcaggggggcCAGAGATGGCTGCAGGGTACAGgatggctggggcagggcagggaccagGCAATGCAGCAtggggcaggggtggcacagcccACATGCAGTGTTGGGACAATGCAGTGCAGTGCAGGGTCAGTGCAGTGTGATGCAGGTGCAGAGCCACAGAGCCCTAGGTAGGGGTGGCCAGCCCTCCCGGCATGCTGGCACTCACGGCTCAGGAAGGCCTTGACGTGGCTGAtgagctccctcagctccttgTTGGAGCTCTCCACACGGGCCCTGGTCTGGTTCGCCTTGTCCAGGGCTGCCTGCGCTCGCAGCCGGGCCTCGTCTGCCTTCCCCTTGGCCTCTGCCACCTGAGCATGGGCAGAGACCCTCGGTGCCAgccccaagggctgcagagcgTGGCTGTGCCACCAGATCCCACCAGCACCCATGGGCCACACACCTTGTGGGAGAGCTGGGCCATGTCGCTGGCAGCCTGAcgcagctcctcctgggcatGGCGTGCCCGGTCCAGAGCACTGTCAGCCTTGGACACGGCTCCACCACAGCTCAGACCACCACAGCGTCGTCCCCCGTCCTCATCCTGGCACCCAGCACCCCCACAAGGGCTCTCAGCACAGGGCACATCTCCCACCACACCGCAGACCTGCAAGGCAGCACAGGATCAgggcagttctgggtgccattccccagctccctgcccgtGTCCCACCTTCTCGTTGAGCGGCTGCAGGCTCAGTGCCTGTGCCCTCGCTGCCAGGTCCATCAGTGCCCGCCGGCTGGCTGCGTTGTGGCGGTTGAAGCCATCCCTGTggctggccaggagctgctcagtgtGCTGCCGAGTGCCGGCCGAGCTGCTGACAGGGCTGGGCACGGCACGGGTGGAGGCGTCCGCCCGGCGCTCGGCCTCCTGTGACTCCTGATAGGACTGACGGATACTGTCATAGGCACCTGGGGGTGAGGGACACTGTCAGACCCCCGGCCATGGCCTGACCGCCCTGGCCTGCCTCTGTGGTGTGGCTCACCAAGGAAATTGGAGGTCTTGAGGGTGTGTAGCCGCTGTTCCAagtcctgcaggctgtggttGAGGGCGCGGGCGCCCCGGTCCACAGTGTTCAGCACATGGCTGGCATTGAAGTTGGCATCCTGAGCGGCCGTCAGCTCCCCTTCCACCCGTGTCAGCCTCTCAGTTGCCTCCTCGATCTGGCGCCTGCAAAGCAAGGGGGTGAAAAGCTGCCCCTCGGCTACCCTGGGAGCCGTGCCCCGTGCCAGGTGCTCACCGCAGCCCCTCCATGGTGTGTGTCAGGTGGGCAGCGGTGGCAGCAGTGGTGTTGCGGGCGGCCACCACGTCACGTACAGCGGCCAgtttctcctccagctgccggAAGGTGCCCTCAAAGGCGCCGGCAGCCCCGgtgtgctgcaggagcctggcCCGCTCTGCCAGCGCTCGGGTACGGGCAGCCAGATCCTGCACCACACGGTCCCAGTCCCCGAAgcaggggtggcagggctggcaggcagggaaggtACCAGAAAAGCCCCGGGCACACTGGTCACAGCGGACTCCAGAGATGCCAGGCCGGCAGTCACAGTGGCCGCTGCTGCggtggcactgggcactggCTATGCCACGGGGGTCACAgtcacaggctgcagggaaagtAGTGTCAGGGCACCAGAGGCTCCACTGTGGTCCCCCCACTGGCACCAGCTCTCACCTCGGCACTGCTGCCGCGGGtcaccccagtgctgctcctggcagtcGGTGCAAGTCCGGCCGCCAAAGCCTGGCCGGCAGGAGCACTGCCCTGTGAACTGACAGACATGgcatggccaggctggcactgctgcagcacaccCCCAGCCCTATCCCATCCCCCAACCCCTGTCCCTGACGTGTCTCACCTGGTTGCAGGTGGGTGACAGAGagtgctgggggtggcagtCACAAGGCTGGCAGCCTTGCCCGCTGGCCAGGTTCCAGTAGTTGGGGCTGCAGCGGTCACAGCTCTGGCCCTCCACATGGGGCAGGCAGTGGCACTGCCCGCTGTGCCTGTCACAGTGGCACTGCTGCGGCCCACAGGTGCTGGCATCAGTGCCCAGGGGGTTGCAGGAGCACCCTGGAACCAAGAGGCACTGAGCAGAGATAGAGTTGAGGGAATGAGGGCAAGGATGGGAATGAGattgggatggagatgggatggaagttctgatggggacagagcaggagtGGGATGATGATGGATGAGGGTGGAAGCAGAATGGACACAGAGATTGGACAAGGACGGGGTAGAGACTGGAGGAAGGGAGAATGTGTGCAGCATGAGGACCACTGGTGGGGATAGGATGGAGATGGGACCGGGGTCAGGATAGAGCTGGAATAAGGACAGGATGGGGATAGATGGATGGCagtggggatgggatggcaATGGGGACAAGAATGGGAATGAGAATAGGATATAGATGGGAAGGAATAAGttggacatggggacagggactgggccacagtgctggggctgggcagaggagacAACCCTGttacagggcagggctgcagggactccccagccctgtgcacaaGCAGGGGCAGCCATTGGTGCACATGGGACTATTGCACACATGGTCCCCAAGGATGTGTCAGACCCTGGCGGCAAGTctgtgtctgtcctggcaggctGTGGGTACTCACGCCTGCAGCTGTGTCGTGTGGCATCCCCGTAGAAGCCGGGCTGGCACTCGGTGCAGTGGGGCCCTGCAGTGTTGTAGAGGCAGCgcaggcactgccctgtgcGCCGGTCACACGCCTCTGGGTCCGTCACATCGATGTTATCgtggcactggcagggcaggcagcgcCCGCCCTGCAGAGGGTCCCCATAGTACCCAGGGGCACACTCATCACAGCGGGAACCTGCTGACACAGAGcgctgggcagtgcctggggacagggcaccCCAGCAGGCACTGAGTGTGCCCTGGCAGGTACCCACCTGTGTacccagggctgcagtggcagATGACCTGCTGGGAGTGGCTGTCTTGGTAGCAGGAGGCAGCGAAGTGGTGGGGGGTGCTGGGCCCCTCAGGACAGGGGCAGGGCCGGCAGTGCTGCCCGGAGCCAAGCACTGGGTTCCCAAAGTGTCCGGCTGCACACCTGCAGGCAGGAggtcagcaggagctggggctgctggcagcaccctGCCCCAGTCTGGCCACGTACCCCACCTACCTCTGGCACCTTTCCCCATCCGTGTGGTCACGGCAGCgcaggcagctgcctgtgcGAGGGTCACAGCTCTCGGCGTGCCCGTTGCACTGGCAGGGCCGGCACACAGGGAAGCCCCAGTGGCCGGGCTGGCAGCGGTCACAACGTGGGCCATGGGTGCCTTCACGGCAGGGGCACTGCCCGGTGGTGCTGTCACAGATGGTGCTCACTGAACCCTCACGGCTGCACTGGCATGCTGGAAGGCACAGCACCCACAGCGTCTGCCCCCGAGCTGTAGAGAGCACCCCTTCCCcatgcccccagccctgggatgcccGGGCTCCTCTCCCACTGGCACTCACATCGGCACCCGCCAGGCCCAAAGCCAAAGGTTCCTGGAGAACAGCGCTGACAGCGCCGTCCCATGACGTTGGGTTtgcactggcactgcccaccctggggctggcactcgGCACTGAGTGAGCCCTGGGGATCGCAGAGgcaggctgtgggcagagagcagggtcagtgtcagctgctgtgggacaggggcaggacagggtgTGGGGCTATACTCACGCAGCGCCCCATCATGCAGGATGGCtgagaggctgtgcaggaggctggAGCAAGGCTCAGCCACAGGCGAGGGCCCTGCAGCGTGGAAAGGCTGGGCACAGTGGTACCGCTCAAAGGTTTCCCGGCGCTCCATGGAGCTGGGGTCACCCGCAATGAACATCTCCAGTGAGGAGTAACGGGGCAGGAGCACCAGCTGCGGGGCAAAGTCAGTGGGACATCACgtccctctctccctgtgttCCCTATGGCTGCATCCTATCCCCCTAAAGGGTTGCTGTCCCCCATCCCAGTGGCCGTCTGCCCCTCACCGAATCAATGAGCACACTGGCAGTGGGATCCtgatgagcagcagcacagcccagttcCAGGCGGAGCATGTAGGAGACACCCTGCTCCAAACAGATGGGCTGGGACAGCACCACATACCTGGATGGGGGCAAAACAGAACAAGGGCAGCCATGTGCCTCCAgtgagccccagcacagcccaaccCTACTGAGGTATTTACCTGGCACCAGAGGGGAGGCTGGTGGAGAGCTGGTCATCAGCAGGGATGGTGTTTCCACAAGGGCTGCTGGCGGAGACAGGGCTGGGGCGCAGCACCTTCAGCCTCACCTCCTGCCAGGCCTCTGGGTGCTGTCAGCCAAGAAGGGGTAGTGTCAAAAAGCCTGACCATCTGGAACTCCCCACCACTACCTCCCAATCTGGCAATATATCACACTGCTGGCTTCACCATCTGGTGCTCACCTGTGGCTCATAGCGGATGACCACATTGTACTCAGTGGAGAAAGGCACATCACTCACATGGAACTCCACCCAGCCGCCTTCCAACATGCGGGCAAagcctgtccctgtccaggAAGCTGGACGGTCTGGGGGTGGCTCACGCTCCACCACTGAGCCCTGGTGCAAGCAGGTGTTGTGAGATGGGACCCTGAAAATCACCTTGGccagcaggcactgctctgccctgagcagggaggcagACCACTGCCTGCTGGTCTGGGCACCCTGCAAAGGGGCACccactgtgctgctctgcctgatgTCCTCCCCAGGGACACCTGCATTCCTTACCTGATGCAGCCGTGCATCCTCCGCCTCATAGGTGTAATGATCCAGGTTGATGCGGTAGAAACCGGTCTCCACCTGCTCACACTGTCGTCCTATCACATGGCTGCggcactggcactgccctgtccccatgACACACCTGGTaccccagcagcaccatcagCCCTGATGCCAGGAGGGATGTCCCTTGCCCTCTGCATCCCCACAAAGACTCACAGGTTGTTGCGAGCACCTCCCACATCGCAGTCACAGGGCCGGCAGCCCGGGAGGTCGTGGCTCAGTCCCCAGTGCTCGGGCTGCAGGGGGTCACAGGGTGTTAAAGAGCAGCtgtctgtgtgctgcagtgctgagtaCTGTGCAGGGGCCGTGGCACAGCCCCACTCACCAGGCACTGGTTGCAGCTGCGCCCAGTCACCAGCCGCTTGCAGAAGCACTCCCCACTGACAGGGTCACACCGGCTGCCATCAGCCACCGTGCCACGGGTGTCACAATGGCACCCTGCATGGAGAGCCAGCAGTTTCCAGCAATGCCAAACCACGTGCCCAACCCCAATAGGTGCCACCCCGGTACCTACTTCGGCAGCCTTGCGGGTTGTCGGCGCTGAGGCCGAAGAAGCCGGGTTTGCAGCGGTCACAGCGGGGACCAGCCACGTGCTCCTTGCAGCGGCACTGCCCCGCAATCAGGCTCCTGGCTGGGTCATCAGCACCGTCACACAGCCCACCATCCAGAGAACCCTCAGGGTCACAGTCACAAGCTGGGGAGACAGGCAGGGTGAGCACTGTGACCACCAAAGCACCCCCCTGCACAGCCTGCCTCGCACTAACCTCGGCACACCGCGGGGTCCCGCAGGTCCTTGGTGGGGTCCTTGTAGTAGAAGGGCTTGCAGAGGTGACAGCGACGGCCCATGGTGTTGTGCTGGCAGCCATCACACACACCCCCACTGCTGTTCCCCGTGGCCAGGAACACGGCCATGTCAAAGTGGCACCGCCGTGAGTGCTCATTGCAgtcacagcctgcagggacagcaccgtGGCATGGCATGTGGCACCACAGCCCACACCTGGCAGGCAGCACCCCAAGTGCCAAACCTCCCCTGTCTGGGCTCTCCTTGCTGACATGCAGCAACACAATCCCAAACCTCTCCAAAGTACAGCCCTGGCACCCTAGACACCCTCAGCCAGTCTGCATGATGCCAGTCACCACCAAACCGCATCCCACTGTacaacaccccaaaacccctggcacagcacagcctggcagctctggcactgggatCACTGTGCCAGGAGCCGGTGCCAGCAGGGCACTCACGGCGACAGGCGTTGGTGCTGGAGCCCTCAGCCGGGCGCCAGGGCAGGTCTTGGTAGAAATCCTCACAGCGCTCGCAGTTCAGCCCCTGCGTGTGGTGTTTGCAGACACAGCGCCCGTGCACCTGCCAGGATGCCAcagtgaggggctgcgggaccAGGCGGCACAGCtacccagctgcagcagggcacacaAGCCTGGCCTGCCCTACCATGCCATCGGTGGTGGCAGGGGCCCCGCTGAGCGGGGCGCACTCAGAGGCGTGCCCGTAGCAGAAGCAGTTCCCGCGCATCACCAGCTCGTAGAGCGCGTAGTAGTACTTCTCCCGGATCTCCCGCCGAGAGTCCAGCAGGTTGTCCCCCAGGGTGTGCAGCTTGGTGAGGTTCACCCGCAGGTTGGTGACACGCAGCAGGTCTAGGGCAGGGAGAGACCCCTGTTGGCACAGGGTGGCTGGGCACATCTATGCACAGCTCAactctgccaggcacagctgggctgggctgagcgTGGCACAGGAGGTTGTGGGTGGTTCAGAGGAGCTGGGCATGGTTGGGATGGGTTGTGCACAGCATGGGGTGTCCATGCAGGGCTGCACAGTATCAGGCTGGTCTTTTGTGGTTTTCTATATC contains:
- the LAMB2 gene encoding laminin subunit beta-2 isoform X2, with product MRSPAKRSPAVLLLLPLLAGLGVALAPDSPKGCARGSCYPATGDLLVGRAARLSATSTCGLRRPQPYCIVSHLQEEKKCFICDSRRPYDARTNTNSHRIQNVVTSFAPRPKKAWWQSENGVEHVSIQLDLEAEFHFTHLIMTFKTFRPAAMLVERSADFGHTWKVYRYFAYDCAASFPHVPHGPPRRIDDVVCESRYSDIEPSTEGEVIYRVLDPAIPIRDPYSPAIQNLLRVTNLRVNLTKLHTLGDNLLDSRREIREKYYYALYELVMRGNCFCYGHASECAPLSGAPATTDGMVHGRCVCKHHTQGLNCERCEDFYQDLPWRPAEGSSTNACRRCDCNEHSRRCHFDMAVFLATGNSSGGVCDGCQHNTMGRRCHLCKPFYYKDPTKDLRDPAVCRACDCDPEGSLDGGLCDGADDPARSLIAGQCRCKEHVAGPRCDRCKPGFFGLSADNPQGCRRCHCDTRGTVADGSRCDPVSGECFCKRLVTGRSCNQCLPEHWGLSHDLPGCRPCDCDVGGARNNLCVMGTGQCQCRSHVIGRQCEQVETGFYRINLDHYTYEAEDARLHQGSVVEREPPPDRPASWTGTGFARMLEGGWVEFHVSDVPFSTEYNVVIRYEPQHPEAWQEVRLKVLRPSPVSASSPCGNTIPADDQLSTSLPSGARYVVLSQPICLEQGVSYMLRLELGCAAAHQDPTASVLIDSLVLLPRYSSLEMFIAGDPSSMERRETFERYHCAQPFHAAGPSPVAEPCSSLLHSLSAILHDGALPCLCDPQGSLSAECQPQGGQCQCKPNVMGRRCQRCSPGTFGFGPGGCRSCQCSREGSVSTICDSTTGQCPCREGTHGPRCDRCQPGHWGFPVCRPCQCNGHAESCDPRTGSCLRCRDHTDGERCQRCAAGHFGNPVLGSGQHCRPCPCPEGPSTPHHFAASCYQDSHSQQVICHCSPGYTGSRCDECAPGYYGDPLQGGRCLPCQCHDNIDVTDPEACDRRTGQCLRCLYNTAGPHCTECQPGFYGDATRHSCRRCSCNPLGTDASTCGPQQCHCDRHSGQCHCLPHVEGQSCDRCSPNYWNLASGQGCQPCDCHPQHSLSPTCNQFTGQCSCRPGFGGRTCTDCQEQHWGDPRQQCRASAQCHRSSGHCDCRPGISGVRCDQCARGFSGTFPACQPCHPCFGDWDRVVQDLAARTRALAERARLLQHTGAAGAFEGTFRQLEEKLAAVRDVVAARNTTAATAAHLTHTMEGLRRQIEEATERLTRVEGELTAAQDANFNASHVLNTVDRGARALNHSLQDLEQRLHTLKTSNFLGAYDSIRQSYQESQEAERRADASTRAVPSPVSSSAGTRQHTEQLLASHRDGFNRHNAASRRALMDLAARAQALSLQPLNEKVCGVVGDVPCAESPCGGAGCQDEDGGRRCGGLSCGGAVSKADSALDRARHAQEELRQAASDMAQLSHKVAEAKGKADEARLRAQAALDKANQTRARVESSNKELRELISHVKAFLSQEGADPESIEVVASRVLELSLPAAPDQIHRLAEEIKMRVRSLASVDAILEQTASDVQQAGQLLQDAQRARARAEAVRGTAEAVRQALEEARQAQGMAERALQQAAGDIQHSESALATMQTQTGSAEQQLAGAMEQIGLLDRQTDALKVKRANNSLAATRAQEAASTARDRAGEAKQVLDGPLRDRYRTAQELVEHRAQGVQQAGSRAQQLQEEAAGLLQDAQGKLQRLRALEEEYERNERVLDAKAAQLGGLEARMREVLATINQQVQIYNTCQ
- the LAMB2 gene encoding laminin subunit beta-2 isoform X1 encodes the protein MRSPAKRSPAVLLLLPLLAGLGVALAPDSPKGCARGSCYPATGDLLVGRAARLSATSTCGLRRPQPYCIVSHLQEEKKCFICDSRRPYDARTNTNSHRIQNVVTSFAPRPKKAWWQSENGVEHVSIQLDLEAEFHFTHLIMTFKTFRPAAMLVERSADFGHTWKVYRYFAYDCAASFPHVPHGPPRRIDDVVCESRYSDIEPSTEGEVIYRVLDPAIPIRDPYSPAIQNLLRVTNLRVNLTKLHTLGDNLLDSRREIREKYYYALYELVMRGNCFCYGHASECAPLSGAPATTDGMVHGRCVCKHHTQGLNCERCEDFYQDLPWRPAEGSSTNACRRCDCNEHSRRCHFDMAVFLATGNSSGGVCDGCQHNTMGRRCHLCKPFYYKDPTKDLRDPAVCRACDCDPEGSLDGGLCDGADDPARSLIAGQCRCKEHVAGPRCDRCKPGFFGLSADNPQGCRRCHCDTRGTVADGSRCDPVSGECFCKRLVTGRSCNQCLPEHWGLSHDLPGCRPCDCDVGGARNNLCVMGTGQCQCRSHVIGRQCEQVETGFYRINLDHYTYEAEDARLHQGSVVEREPPPDRPASWTGTGFARMLEGGWVEFHVSDVPFSTEYNVVIRYEPQHPEAWQEVRLKVLRPSPVSASSPCGNTIPADDQLSTSLPSGARYVVLSQPICLEQGVSYMLRLELGCAAAHQDPTASVLIDSLVLLPRYSSLEMFIAGDPSSMERRETFERYHCAQPFHAAGPSPVAEPCSSLLHSLSAILHDGALPCLCDPQGSLSAECQPQGGQCQCKPNVMGRRCQRCSPGTFGFGPGGCRSCQCSREGSVSTICDSTTGQCPCREGTHGPRCDRCQPGHWGFPVCRPCQCNGHAESCDPRTGSCLRCRDHTDGERCQRCAAGHFGNPVLGSGQHCRPCPCPEGPSTPHHFAASCYQDSHSQQVICHCSPGYTGSRCDECAPGYYGDPLQGGRCLPCQCHDNIDVTDPEACDRRTGQCLRCLYNTAGPHCTECQPGFYGDATRHSCRRCSCNPLGTDASTCGPQQCHCDRHSGQCHCLPHVEGQSCDRCSPNYWNLASGQGCQPCDCHPQHSLSPTCNQFTGQCSCRPGFGGRTCTDCQEQHWGDPRQQCRACDCDPRGIASAQCHRSSGHCDCRPGISGVRCDQCARGFSGTFPACQPCHPCFGDWDRVVQDLAARTRALAERARLLQHTGAAGAFEGTFRQLEEKLAAVRDVVAARNTTAATAAHLTHTMEGLRRQIEEATERLTRVEGELTAAQDANFNASHVLNTVDRGARALNHSLQDLEQRLHTLKTSNFLGAYDSIRQSYQESQEAERRADASTRAVPSPVSSSAGTRQHTEQLLASHRDGFNRHNAASRRALMDLAARAQALSLQPLNEKVCGVVGDVPCAESPCGGAGCQDEDGGRRCGGLSCGGAVSKADSALDRARHAQEELRQAASDMAQLSHKVAEAKGKADEARLRAQAALDKANQTRARVESSNKELRELISHVKAFLSQEGADPESIEVVASRVLELSLPAAPDQIHRLAEEIKMRVRSLASVDAILEQTASDVQQAGQLLQDAQRARARAEAVRGTAEAVRQALEEARQAQGMAERALQQAAGDIQHSESALATMQTQTGSAEQQLAGAMEQIGLLDRQTDALKVKRANNSLAATRAQEAASTARDRAGEAKQVLDGPLRDRYRTAQELVEHRAQGVQQAGSRAQQLQEEAAGLLQDAQGKLQRLRALEEEYERNERVLDAKAAQLGGLEARMREVLATINQQVQIYNTCQ